Genomic segment of Streptomyces longhuiensis:
TCCCGCTGAACCTCAGCGCCCACAAGGTCGCCCCGGCCATCGCCGTCGGCGCCCCGATCATCCTCAAGCCGGCCCCGGCCACGCCGATCTCCTCGCTGATCCTCGGCGAGCTGCTCGCCGAGACGGACCTCCCGGCCGGCTCCTGGTCCGTCCTCACGGTCCCGAACGACCGCATGCCCGCCCTGGTCCAGGACGAGCGCCTGCCGGTCATCTCCTTCACCGGCTCGGGCCCGGTCGGCTACGCGATCATGGACAGCGTGCCGCGCAAGCACTGCACGCTGGAGCTCGGCGGCAACGGTGCGGCCGTCGTCCTCGGCGACTGGGCCTCCGACGAGGACCTGGACTGGGCGGCGACCCGCATCGCCACCTTCTCCAACTACCAGGGCGGCCAGTCCTGCATCTCCGTGCAGCGCGTCATCGCCGACGCCTCCCTGTACGAGCGGCTCCTGCCGAAGATCGTCGCGGCCGTCGAGGCGCAGGTCACCGGTGACCCCGCGGACGACGCCACGGACGTCGGCCCGCTGGTCAGCGAGGACGCCGCCAAGCGCGTGGAGTCCTGGGTCGACGAGGCCGTCGCCGCGGGCGCCTCGCTGCTCGCGGGCGGCAAGCGCGAGGGCGCCACGTACGCCCCGACCGTCCTCGCCGACGTGCCGGCCGACGTGACGATCTCCTGCGAGGAGGTCTTCGGACCGGTCCTCACGGTCAAGAAGGTCGACGGCGAGGCCGAGGCCTTCGCCGCGGTCAACGACTCCAAGTACGGCCTCCAGGCGGGCGTCTTCACGCACGACCTGCAGACCGCGTTCCGCGCCCACCGCGCCCTCGAGGTCGGCGGTGTGGTCATCGGCGACGTCCCGTCCTACCGCGCGGACCAGATGCCGTACGGCGGCGCCAAGCAGTCCGGCGTGGGCCGCGAGGGCGTGCGCTACGCGATGGACGACTACACGTACGAGCGCGTGCTCGTCCTGACGGGCCTCGCCCTGTAGGACGCGGCAAGACCCCGGCGTACGCCTGATCCGTACGCCGGCCATGGACGGCCGGAGCCCACTGTGCGGGGGCTCCGGCCGTCCGCGTTCCCGGGCCTGCGTTTGACGGCGGGCCCGACGGACCCATGTCCCCCGGATGCCACAGCCGATGACCCGATCGGTGCGCGAGGGGTGGTCGGGTTGCCGGTTTTCGGGTACATACGACCGAGTAGCACCCGTCGGTAGTCGATGCCGAACGGCCCCTACTCGCGGCGAGGTGAGCCCCATGGCGGCCCCAACTTCCCAGCAGCCATCCGTGACGGAACGCGAGGCCCGGCAGGTAGCCGAGGCCGCGCGCGAACAGGGCTGGCGCAAGCCGAGCTTCGCCAAGGAGCTCTTCCTCGGGCGCTTCAGGCTGGACCTGATCCACCCCCATCCACAGCCGGCGGGCGAGGACGTCCGGCGCGGCGAGGAGTTCCTCGCCAAGCTGCGCGACTTCTGCGAGACGCGCATCGACTCGGCCCGTATCGAGCGCGAGGCGCGGATCCCCGACGAGGTGATCAACGGGCTCAAGGAGCTCGGCGCCCTCGGCATGAAGATCGACATCAAGTACGGCGGCCTCGGCCTCACGCAGGTCTACTACAACAAGGCCCTCGCCCTGGTCGGCTCCGCCAATCCCGCGATCGGCGCCCTCCTGTCGGCCCACCAGTCCATCGGTGTACCGCAGCCGCTGAAGATCTTCGGGACGCAGGAGCAGAAGGACGCCTTCCTGCCGCGCTGTGCCCGCACCGACATCACCGCGTTCCTGCTGACCGAGCCCGACGTCGGCTCGGACCCGGCGCGCCTCGCCACGACCGCGGTGCCCGACGGGGACTCGTACGTCCTCGACGGCGTGAAGCTGTGGACGACGAACGGCGTCGTCGCCGACCTGCTCGTCGTCATGGCGCGGGTGCCGAAGGCGGAGGGGCGCAAGGGCGGCATCACCGCCTTCGTCGTCGAGGCCGACTCCGAAGGGATCACGGTCGAGAACCGCAACGCCTTCATGGGCCTGCGCGGCCTGGAGAACGGCGTGACCCGCTTCCACCAGGTCAGGGTCCCGGCCGCGAACCGCATCGGCCCCGAGGGCGCCGGTCTCAAGATCGCCCTCACCACCCTCAACACGGGCCGGCTCTCGCTGCCCGCGATGTGCGTGGGCGCGGGCAAGTGGTGCCTGAAGATCGCCCGCGAGTGGTCGGGTGCCCGCGAGCAGTGGGGCAAGCCGGTCGCGTTCCACGAGGCGGTCGGCCAGAAGATCTCGTTCATCGCCGCCACGACCTTCGCGCTCGAAGCCGTCGTCGACCTGTCCTCGCAGATGGCCGACGAGAACCGCAACGACATCCGCATCGAGGCCGCCCTCGCCAAGCTCTTCGGCTCCGAGATGGGCTGTCTGATGGCCGACGAGCTGGTCCAGATCCGCGGCGGCCGCGGCTTCGAGACCGCCGAGTCCCTCGCCGCGCGCGGTGAACGCGCCGTCCCCGCCGAGCAGCTCCTGCGCGACCTGCGGATCAACCGCATCTTCGAGGGCTCGACGGAGATCATGCACCTGCTCATCGCCCGCGAGGCCGTGGACGCGCACCTGTCCGTCGCCGGCGACCTGATCGACCCCGACAAGTCCCTGTCCGACAAGGCGAAGGCGGGCGCGAAGGCCGGCGGCTTCTACGCCCGCTGGCTGCCGAAGCTCGTCGCCGGACCCGGTCAGCTCCCCAACTCCTACAGCGAGTTCCACCCCGACGGCCACGTCGACCTCTCCGGCCATCTGCGCTACGTGGAGCGCTCGGCGCGCAAGCTGGCCCGCTCCACCTTCTACGCCATGTCCCGCTGGCAGGGAAAGATGGAGACCAAGCAGGGCTTCCTCGGCCGGATCGTCGACATCGGCGCCGAACTCTTCGCGATGAGCGCGGCCTGCGTACGGGCCGAGCACCTGCGCGGCACCGGCGAACACGGCCGCGAGGCCTACCAGCTCGCCGACGTGTTCTGCCGCCAGTCCCGCGTCCGCGTCGACGAACTCTTCGGGCGCCTGTGGCACAACACCGACGAACTGGACCGCAAGGTCACCAAGGGCGTCCTCGGTGGGTCCTACACCTGGCTGGAGGAGGGTGTCATCGACCCGAGCGGCGAGGGCGCGTGGATCGCGGACGCGACCCCCGGCCCCTCGAAGCGGGAGAACGTCCACCGCCCCATCCGCTGAACCGCGCCCCGGGGCCCGCGGGTATCTTGCTCACCGCGAGGCCCATGGGCCCCGGGGGAGATGGCGATGCGAGACGAGCGCACGTACCGCAACGACCTGGAACGACGGTTCCTCGACCAAGCGCTGAAGACACGCACCCGCGGCTTCTGGCTCCTCGTCGTCGCCGCGCTGCTGTGGCTGTACGTCCTGGCCCGGCTCCTGCTGACGCCGGGCGTCCTCCTCGCGTCCGGCGGTGAACACGGCGCCGGCTGCGACGACCCGCTCCTCTTCGAGGAGATCCGCAGCGGATACGACGACAGCATCGCCGACGTCTGCGTCCTCGAGCCCTGGCCGATGATCTTCGCCGTCCTCGCGCTCTCCCTCCCCATCGGGATGGCCGGCGCGATCCTCTACGTGCGCGGTGTCCTCAGCGCCAACCTCAGTCACTACGTTCGGTCCATGACCGGGAGGTGAGTCGGTCCCGCCTCCTTGCCTCAAAGCCCCACGAGGCGGACATTGGGTACAGGGGGGAGGCTCCTGTGGCGGGTACCGGATTCAACCGCATCACCACCAAGATCATGCGCGCGGGCGAGGGCAGGATCCTGCGCAAGCTCCAGCGCGTCGTCGACCAGGTCAACTCGGTCGAGGAGGAGTTCCGCGCGCTCACCGACGCCGAGCTCCAGGCCCTCACCGACGAGTTCAGGCAGCGCCACACCGACGGCGAGAGCCTGGACGACCTCATGCCCGAGGCCTTCGCCGCCATCCGCGAGGCCGCGCGCCGCACGCTCGGCATGCGCCACTTCGACGTACAGCTCATGGGCGGCGCCGCGCTGCACCTCGGCAACATCGCCGAGATGCAGACCGGCGAGGGCAAGACCCTGGCCGCGACCCTGCCCGTCTACCTCAACGCGCTGGCCGGGAAGGGCGTCCACCTCGTCACCGTCAACGACTACCTCGCCGAGCGCGACGCCGCCTGGATGGGCCGGGCCTACGGGTTCTTGGGCCTCACCGTCGGTGTCGTCAGGAGCGACATGGACCCGGCCGACCGGCGCGCCGCGTACGCCTGCGACATCACGTACGGCACCAACACCGAGTTCGGCTTCGACTACCTGCGCGACAACATGGCCTGGTCGAAGGACGAACTGGTGCAGCGCGGCCACCACTTCGCGATCGTCGACGAGGCGGACTCGATCCTCATCGACGAGGCCCGCACGCCGCTGATCATCTCCGGCCCGGCCGACCAGCCCACCCGCTGGTACGGCGTCTTCGCGGAACTGGTCCAGCACATGAGCGGCGTCCAGGTCCAGGACGAGCACTTCACCAGCCAGGCCGACAAGGACCGGCTCGCCGGGCTGCGGGCCACGCACGACTACGAGTACGACCCGAAGAAGCGGACCGTGGCGATCCTGGACCGCGGGGTCGCCTTCCTGGAGGACCAGCTCGGCGTCGAGAACTTCTACGAGGCGGCCAACACCCCGCTCATCGGGCACCTGAACAACGCGCTCAAGGCCAAGGAGCACTTCAAGAACGACAAGGACTACGTCGTCCTCGACGGCGAGGTCCTCATCGTCGACGAGCACACCGGCCGTCTCCTCCCGGGCCGCCGCTACAACGAGGGCCTGCACCAGGCCATCGAGGCCAAGGAAGGGGTGGACATCATGGCGGAGAACCAGACGCTCGCCACGATCACCCTGCAGAACTTCTTCCGCCTCTACTCCAAACTCGGCGGCATGACCGGCACCGCCATGACCGAGGCCGCCGAGTTCCACCAGATCTACAAGCTGCACGTGGTGCCCATCCCCACCAACCGGCCGATGATCCGCCGCGACGAGCGCGACCTGATCTACCGCACCGAGCGCGCCAAGCTCGACGCGATCGTGGAGGACATCGCCGGGAGGCACGCCGCCGGCCAGCCCGTCCTCGTCGGCACCACCTCCGTCGAGAAGTCCGAGCTCCTGTCCGAACAGCTCAGCAGGCACGGCATCCGGCACGAGGTCCTCAACG
This window contains:
- a CDS encoding acyl-CoA dehydrogenase family protein, with the translated sequence MAAPTSQQPSVTEREARQVAEAAREQGWRKPSFAKELFLGRFRLDLIHPHPQPAGEDVRRGEEFLAKLRDFCETRIDSARIEREARIPDEVINGLKELGALGMKIDIKYGGLGLTQVYYNKALALVGSANPAIGALLSAHQSIGVPQPLKIFGTQEQKDAFLPRCARTDITAFLLTEPDVGSDPARLATTAVPDGDSYVLDGVKLWTTNGVVADLLVVMARVPKAEGRKGGITAFVVEADSEGITVENRNAFMGLRGLENGVTRFHQVRVPAANRIGPEGAGLKIALTTLNTGRLSLPAMCVGAGKWCLKIAREWSGAREQWGKPVAFHEAVGQKISFIAATTFALEAVVDLSSQMADENRNDIRIEAALAKLFGSEMGCLMADELVQIRGGRGFETAESLAARGERAVPAEQLLRDLRINRIFEGSTEIMHLLIAREAVDAHLSVAGDLIDPDKSLSDKAKAGAKAGGFYARWLPKLVAGPGQLPNSYSEFHPDGHVDLSGHLRYVERSARKLARSTFYAMSRWQGKMETKQGFLGRIVDIGAELFAMSAACVRAEHLRGTGEHGREAYQLADVFCRQSRVRVDELFGRLWHNTDELDRKVTKGVLGGSYTWLEEGVIDPSGEGAWIADATPGPSKRENVHRPIR
- a CDS encoding aldehyde dehydrogenase family protein; this translates as MTATHAFWLAGREATGDATFDVTNSYDGRLVGKVSVPTDAQVEEAVAAAYAVRDEFAATPAHVRAKALNHVADRLTERTEEIAQLISAENGKPIKWARGEVGRAVSVFRFSAEEARRFNGGEAQRLDTDAGGTGRLALTRRIPHGVVLGIAPFNFPLNLSAHKVAPAIAVGAPIILKPAPATPISSLILGELLAETDLPAGSWSVLTVPNDRMPALVQDERLPVISFTGSGPVGYAIMDSVPRKHCTLELGGNGAAVVLGDWASDEDLDWAATRIATFSNYQGGQSCISVQRVIADASLYERLLPKIVAAVEAQVTGDPADDATDVGPLVSEDAAKRVESWVDEAVAAGASLLAGGKREGATYAPTVLADVPADVTISCEEVFGPVLTVKKVDGEAEAFAAVNDSKYGLQAGVFTHDLQTAFRAHRALEVGGVVIGDVPSYRADQMPYGGAKQSGVGREGVRYAMDDYTYERVLVLTGLAL